In Leptospira licerasiae serovar Varillal str. VAR 010, the sequence AGCAAAAAGGATCGCAAATGATTCTTTACAAATTACACTCGCCGATCCATTGGATCGGATCCCACATTTTAATCCGGATCTAGATACTGATTCTCCTCCTAGGGAAGTTACGGAATGGAGAAGGGAGTTGAAAGAGGCTGACGCCATTCTTTTCTCCAGTCCTGAGTATGCGTTTGCGATCCCAGGCGTTTTGAAGAATGCACTGGACTGGATCGTTTCTAGTGCGGAACTTTATGGAAAGCCTGTTGGACTTATCAATGCATCTCCAGGTTATGGTGGGGCTTCTAAAGCTCAGGAAGCTCTTTTACATTTATTGAATGTTCTCACGGTTAAGATAAAC encodes:
- a CDS encoding NADPH-dependent FMN reductase, producing MKVLAVSGSLRKGSSNTALLLAAKRIANDSLQITLADPLDRIPHFNPDLDTDSPPREVTEWRRELKEADAILFSSPEYAFAIPGVLKNALDWIVSSAELYGKPVGLINASPGYGGASKAQEALLHLLNVLTVKINDDCVLSIPSVNKKVDPEGNIMDEQTEKELKSCLESLERLVQDSKLS